Proteins from a single region of Ziziphus jujuba cultivar Dongzao chromosome 1, ASM3175591v1:
- the LOC107408122 gene encoding NDR1/HIN1-like protein 13, translating to MTDRVYPSAKPAGNGTGAATTNPTFPATKAQLYSNARPAYRPQASHRRRSRLCSCCLWLTLVIVVLIVLIAIAAAVFYVLYRPQRPTFSVTSLKLSYLNLTSSNRLNSKFDITVDARNPNKKLVYVYNPMAIAVYSDDVDVGDGVIPSFVHGKKNTTVLKTKIASNGKVVDDSSASELKKGLKSKNGLPLKIKLDTKVKVKAGGWLKTPKVGVRVSCDGIRVTPPTGKTPATASTSKAKCKVDVRVKIWKLTF from the coding sequence ATGACAGACAGGGTTTATCCCTCAGCAAAACCCGCCGGAAACGGCACCGGTGCCGCCACCACCAACCCAACTTTTCCCGCAACCAAAGCCCAGCTCTACAGCAACGCTCGTCCGGCTTACCGTCCCCAAGCCAGCCACCGCCGCCGAAGCCGCTTATGCTCTTGCTGTCTCTGGCTAACCCTCGTAATCGTCGTCCTCATCGTCTTGATCGCAATCGCCGCCGCCGTTTTCTACGTCCTTTACCGCCCTCAGCGCCCTACGTTCTCCGTCACTTCGCTCAAACTCTCCTACCTCAATCTCACCTCTTCCAATCGGCTGAATTCCAAATTCGACATCACAGTCGACGCTCGGAACCCTAATAAGAAGCTCGTCTACGTGTATAACCCCATGGCCATAGCTGTTTACTCCGACGATGTCGATGTCGGCGATGGGGTTATTCCTTCTTTCGTCCATGGGAAGAAGAACACCACGGTTTTGAAGACGAAGATCGCGAGCAATGGGAAAGTGGTGGATGACTCGTCGGCGAGTGAGTTGAAGAAGGGGTTGAAGAGCAAGAACGGTTTGCCATTGAAGATTAAGTTGGATACAAAAGTGAAGGTCAAGGCTGGAGGGTGGTTGAAGACTCCGAAAGTTGGGGTTAGGGTTTCTTGTGACGGAATCAGAGTGACTCCACCGACGGGGAAGACTCCGGCGACGGCTTCGACTTCGAAAGCTAAGTGTAAGGTTGATGTAAGAGTCAAGATCTGGAAATTGACCTTCTGA